The genomic region TACGGAATTTTAGTAGCACTCGGTCTTTATACTCAGTATTTTCTAGCGCTCATATTACCGGCACATTTTGTTTATATTTGGCTAAAGCTTGGCGGAAATCACACTGCCATAAAAAATATATTTAAGGACAAAAACGTTTGGCTTGCCGCAGAAACATGCTTTTTACTATTCCTCCCCTGGCTACCAGTTATGATCTCCCAGACCAGCCGGGTAAGCGGCAGCTTCTGGATCCCCGAAGTCACTAAATTTACCATCCCGACAACATTATCAATGTTCTTAACTTATGACGACAGAATTGTCCGCTATTTTGGATTGCTACTGCCACCAATTATAATCGTAATTTCATTCATCCTAGCCAAAAAACACCCAAAATACCAAGCAGCAATTTGGATTTTAACAATTTGGTTGCTGCTGCCGATGATCATCGTTTACATACTCAGCCAGGGTCGACCAGTTTACTTAGATCGATACTTCACTTATTCAGTGCCAGCGTTTTACGGCTTGATTGCGGTATTCATCGGGCTTATTTTTTCTAATAAAAAATGGTGGCCTATTGGAATATCTATTGTCCTGACATTATTTATCGGTCATTACATGTGGCACATCGGCGGTAAAAATATTGCGGAATCATCCTGGAATAATACCAACACAGCCATGAATCATATAAATAAAAATATCCAGAGTAGTGATGTTATTATCTCTGGCGAGATCTACACCTATTTTCATACTTCCTATTACAACCACACAAATAAAGAGATTATTCTCCTGAAGCCAAAAGAAGAGCTGGGTTGGGTTGGCGAATGGGGATTAATTAAGAAACTAAATACTCCAGAAATTAGTTCTTTAGAGTCAGTAAAATCTCCAAGAATCTGGCTAATTCTTCGCGAAAAAACATATGACGAATATAAAAAACAAGTTCCGCCCTATTGGCAATTAAAGCAAGAATTCCATGATGGCGACTTGATTATTGGATTATACGAAAATAAAAAAATAACTGGTTAAATACCAGTTATTTTAATACATTGAATGATTTCAATTGGTCGGGGTGAAAGGACTCGAACCTTCGACCTCACGGTCCCAAACCGCGCGCGCTAGCCAACTGCGCCACACCCCGAAGATATCTCTATCATTCGCTCTGATCTATCTTAACATATATCACTGAATAAGTACAGGAAAATCCCATAAAACTTAAAAGAGATCACTAAAAATACAACAGCTAAGCATTCACGGCTTCAATCTCAACTGACAGCACTTCTTTTTTGATTGGCAAAGATTGACCGGGCTCGAACGTATAAACCAATAATTGACCGAATGGCATCTCTACATTCGCCATCTCAGCCTCTGGAACTTGATCAAGATGTTTAATTAAAGCCCGAATAGAATTGCCGTGAGCCACCAATAAAATATTCTCTCCATTCTGCAATTTCGGCAAAATCTCTTGCTCGAAATATGGAACAACTCGTGCATAAACATCTTTCAAAGTTTCGCCGCCCGGCACTGGATAATCCCAACCGCGCCGAATGCCATTAAAAGCCTCTTCGCCAATCTCCGCTTTAACTTCCCATTTATTTTTTCCAGTCAAATCACCGTAATCACGCTCGTTTAACTCAGTTGCATGCGTTGTTGGTAGATTTTCGACACCACAGCCTTCGAGTAGTGCTGCCAAAGTTTGTTGTGTGCGTTTTAATGATGAAGTGTAAGCTTCATTAAATGACAAGCCTTTCAATAAAGCGCCCAATCGCACTGTGTCATTATGACCCTTTTCCGTCAAATTAACATCCGTCCAGCCAGTCCACTTACCGAGCAGATTCCACTCGCTCTCACCGTGCCGACTAATAACTAATATTCCCATTATTTCCCTCCAATCATCGGCGAAAAAAATTCTACAACTTCTTTTTTCACGCCGTCATTATCAATAATTTTCGTATTTACGTAACCGAATTTATCAATTGCCCAAAATCTGATTGCCCAGAGCAGCGACATATCTTCAAAGTCAACCTCATTTTTGGCAATAAATTTGCTAGCCACAATTTCCGATTCCTGCAATTTTATCTCAGAAAAAGCATCGTTTTCTAACTTTGTAAAAAACACAAATTGATGCGTCAAAAACTCATCAGAATGACGCGAAGCAACCATCGCAAGCTTCAAGCCCTTAGGGTCGACCTGAATATCAACTTCTTCTTTCACCTCGCGTATCGCCGCTTCCAACGGAGATTCTCCAGCGTCAACAATGCCACCAGGCAGCGACCAATGGTCTTTATAGCCAGCCTTGACAATCAATAGTTCGCCCTGCTCATTTTCAATCAGCACCGCCGCACTAGAAAAACGCCTATCCAAACTTGCCAACCAAGCCCGTCGCTCTTCATCTGTAAATTTCATTATTTAGCAAACTCAATTGCTCGCGTTTCGCGAATCACGTTAACCTTAATTGTGCCAGGATATTGCATCGTCGACTCAATTTTCGTCGCAATATCTCGCGCCAATTTAATCGCCGACAAATCATCAACCGTCTGAGGTCTCACAATCACACGAACTTCACGGCCGGCAGAAATTGCATAAGCCTTATCGATTCCCTCAAAACTCGTAGCGACGTTTTCCAAATCGCGCATTCGCTCTGCAAAGTTTTCAGCAGAAACATTACGCGCACCTGGACGTGCAGCCGAAGCAGCGTCGCAAACTCGAACAATAATTGCCTCTGGAGTTGTCGCTTCGATGTCATCGTGGTGTGCTTCGATTGCGTGGACAATTCTCTCATCCATGCCATATTTACGAGCTAATTCCGCCCCAATATGATGATGCTTGCCCTCAATTTTATGCGACACCGCCTTACCGACATCATGAAGAAGTGTAGCAATTTTTGTAATGCGCACGTCCGCACCGATTTCCTCAGCAATCATCCCCGCAATTTGCGCCATCTCAGTCGAATGCTTCAAGACGTTCTGACCGAAGCTGGTACGAAACTTCAGCTCACCAAGCAATAGCAGCATTTCCTTCGGAATCCCAACTACGCCAGTTTCGCGCATAGCATCTTCACCAGCTTGTCGAACCTCTTTTTCAATCTGTTTTTTGGCCTTAGCAACCACCTCTTCAATACGCGCAGGATGAATACGACCGTCCTTCATCAACATCTCAAGACTCAAGCGAGCCACTTGCCTGCGAACAGGATCAAAACTCGACAAAATAATCATGCCAGGTGTGTCGTCAACTAAAATATCGACACCAGTTTCGCGCTGCAGCGCCTGAATATTACGCCCTTCCTTACCAATAATTCGACCCTTCATCTCGTCATCAGTCAACTTGACCGCAGTCACCGTGCGCTCAGCAGTAACTTCACTACTCATCCGCTCCATCGCGGTCACTAGGATCATTTGCGCCCGTTCTTCAGCGTCATCCATTGCGTCATGCTGTAATTTCGACACCAAACCGACCAAGTCTTGCTTAATGTCGCGCTCAGTCATCTGAATTAACTTATCGGCAGCGTCTTTTTTCTTCAATCCAGCGATTTTTTCCAATTTCTCCTGCTGTCTGGAGCGGATGTCGCGAATTTCATTTTTAAGATTATCAACTTCATCCTCATGCGCGCGCAACTTTTCTGCTCGTCGATCAAGCTCCTCCAATTTATTGTCCAGAGTCTTCTCGCGATCCGCCAAACGATTTTCGGTCTTTTGCCATTCCTTGCGACGCTCGTTTTCGATCTTAAGCGCCTCATCCTTAGCCTTAAGGACAATGTCGCTCGCCTTAGTTTTCGCATCTGCCAGATCTCGCTCAATCTGATTTTTACCGTTAATTTGGCGAGTTCTCTGATATCCAACAAGACCAGCAGCGCCCGCGCCAGCTCCAACAGCCGCGGCAATAATTACTTCTATCATTATCATTCCTTTCCGATCAGCCGCCCCTGAGTGTTCGTCTCAAGGAAAAATATCAACAGCCAATCAACTTCAAACTATCTAATTCGGCGAATCAAAAATCACAAACCGCCGTAATTTAATTATACACGGTTTTGACGGCTTGGGCGATAAAAATTATTTTCGCGGCGCAGTGATATTCGCAGTAGCACCGTACTCTGGCATAACAATTTTTTCATTCTCGCCAGAACGCAATTTGTCCAAAGCCAAATCACGCCAATTGTCACCCATCGCACCAACAATAGGAATATTCAAGCTGTCCGCCAAAGTATTCACAACCGTCAAACCAATTCTCAGCCCCGTAAAACTTCCTGGTCCTTTCATCACGCCAATGCCGCTTATCAGATGCAAATCGCCAGTCTTTTCTTCCAAAAATTTCAACAAATTCCGCGCCAACGTTCGCCCAGCTTCCCATTCAAAATCCTGACGATTTTCTCCATTGACTATTGTCAAAAAACATGTTGATGTTGAAGTGTCTAATAAAATTATCACGCCATATTCTCCTTTATTTTTCTCAAAAGTTCATCAGATTTTTTGCCGCCAGGATAAAATTCCACAAGCCGTTCTTCTTCGCTAATCGCAGTAATTTTTATCACCAACCGATCACTCGGCAATGCATCATCGACAGCGCCAGCCCATTCAACTACAACAACCGAATTAGAATCCACCACTTCGCGAATCTCCTCGCTCATAATTCCAGCATTTCCCAATCTATAAAAATCGTAATGCGCCAAACTCAGACCGCGAGGTGAATCGTACACGCGTGAAATCGTGAAAGTTGGACTCTGAACTGGCTCATTGATCTCTAAAGCTTGCGCAATTCCCTTCGTCAATGTGGTTTTCCCCGCGCCAATATCACCGACCAATTCCAGAACTTCCCCGCCAGAAACAGCCCGACCAATTGCCGCGCCCAATTCTCGCATTTTCTCTTCACTAGAAATATTCACTCTTATATTATACTATGCTAGCTTTTTTTTGGCGATAATAGTACAATAACCATAAGAGTTATGCGTGTTTCAGACCAGACAATTGAGAGTATTCTGAAACAAGGTGGGGTTGTTGATGAGCCGCAGCTTGCTGATTTGAAATTGATCGCTGAACGGTCAAAGCAAACATTGCAAGAAACCGCTATTGAACAAAAAGTCATTTCTGAGGAAGATTTGACAAAGTTGATCGGCGATTATATCGGTGTGCCTTTCGTGCGAATTGAACCAAAGGATATTCCCGAAGATATATTGAAACGAATTCCTGAACATATCGCGCGCCAGTATAATGTTGTGCTTTTTGAGAAAAACGAGGACGACAGCTTATCGCTTGCAATGGAAGACCCAGACGACGTGCAGGCGTTGAACTTTATTCAGAAAGAAATTGGCTACAACACTAAGGTTTTCCTAGCGACAAAAAGCAACATTTTGGACTGTTTGGAAAATTATCGCGGTAATATCAATGCCGAGCTTGACGAGGTTATTGCGGTGCAAAAAGACGCTTCCGCCGAAGACCAAAACGTCAGCCAAGATGATTTTGCGGAAAATTCACCAATTGCTCAAACTGTTAATTTGTTACTGGAATATGCCATAAAATCCAACGCTTCCGACATTCACATTGAGCCGCGCGAGGATTACGTTCAGGTTCGTTACCGAATTGACGGTGTTTTGAAGGAAGTTAACAAATTGCCACGAAACGTTCACGGCGCTTTGGTGAGCCGCATTAAAATCCTCTCCAATCTGAAAATTGACGAACGCCGCGTACCACAGGACGGACGATTTAAGATAAAAGTTTCAGGAAAACAATACGCGCTTCGTGTTTCGACATTGCCAATTGCTGACGGTGAAAAAGTGGTTATGCGTATTTTGGACGAATCAAACCAGGCTGTTAAACTGGATCAGCTTGGCTATTGGGGTCTGTCGCTCGCAACCGTAAAAGACGCAATGGCTCAGCCGAACGGAATGATCCTAGTGACTGGGCCGACTGGATCGGGAAAATCAACCAGCTTATTTAGTGTCTTGTCTGAACTCAATACTCCAGATGTCAATATTTCCACAATTGAAGACCCAGTAGAATATAAAATCCCAGGAGTCAATCAAACCCAGACCAACGCCAAGGCCGGGATGACTTTCGCTTCAGGACTAAGAGCCCTACTCCGCCAAGACCCAAACATCATCATGGTCGGAGAAATTCGCGACGGCGAAACCGCAAACCTTGGTGTTCAAGCGGCGCTAACTGGGCACTTGGTGTTCTCCACTCTGCACACAAATAACGCTGCGACATGTTTGCCACGTCTGCTGGATATGGGAATTGAACCATTCTTGATTGCTTCAACCGTGAAGGCGGTGATTGGACAGCGACTAGTTAGACGCCTGTGTATGAATTGCCGTCAAGAATACACTCCAAACGAAGAAGAAATAAAGTATATCACCGAGATGTTTAAGATAAACACCGAGTCAATTAA from Candidatus Nanosynbacter sp. HMT-352 harbors:
- a CDS encoding glycosyltransferase family 39 protein, with product MKKIRIYLKKLYAFLYKMPGWIWLIPILILAINVRLTYLTKANIWHDEGYTAAIIQQPIREIIAITTTDVHPPLYYVIMHVWQSIFGNSVASLRGFSVTCGVLTIALLFLLLQRLFSKRIAVFGSFLAALGPFLIRYSDEARMYALAAFLAVAMTYAFVVAVERKNKKFWWALYGILVALGLYTQYFLALILPAHFVYIWLKLGGNHTAIKNIFKDKNVWLAAETCFLLFLPWLPVMISQTSRVSGSFWIPEVTKFTIPTTLSMFLTYDDRIVRYFGLLLPPIIIVISFILAKKHPKYQAAIWILTIWLLLPMIIVYILSQGRPVYLDRYFTYSVPAFYGLIAVFIGLIFSNKKWWPIGISIVLTLFIGHYMWHIGGKNIAESSWNNTNTAMNHINKNIQSSDVIISGEIYTYFHTSYYNHTNKEIILLKPKEELGWVGEWGLIKKLNTPEISSLESVKSPRIWLILREKTYDEYKKQVPPYWQLKQEFHDGDLIIGLYENKKITG
- a CDS encoding 2,3-bisphosphoglycerate-dependent phosphoglycerate mutase, which codes for MGILVISRHGESEWNLLGKWTGWTDVNLTEKGHNDTVRLGALLKGLSFNEAYTSSLKRTQQTLAALLEGCGVENLPTTHATELNERDYGDLTGKNKWEVKAEIGEEAFNGIRRGWDYPVPGGETLKDVYARVVPYFEQEILPKLQNGENILLVAHGNSIRALIKHLDQVPEAEMANVEMPFGQLLVYTFEPGQSLPIKKEVLSVEIEAVNA
- a CDS encoding NUDIX domain-containing protein, which codes for MKFTDEERRAWLASLDRRFSSAAVLIENEQGELLIVKAGYKDHWSLPGGIVDAGESPLEAAIREVKEEVDIQVDPKGLKLAMVASRHSDEFLTHQFVFFTKLENDAFSEIKLQESEIVASKFIAKNEVDFEDMSLLWAIRFWAIDKFGYVNTKIIDNDGVKKEVVEFFSPMIGGK
- the rny gene encoding ribonuclease Y, with translation MIEVIIAAAVGAGAGAAGLVGYQRTRQINGKNQIERDLADAKTKASDIVLKAKDEALKIENERRKEWQKTENRLADREKTLDNKLEELDRRAEKLRAHEDEVDNLKNEIRDIRSRQQEKLEKIAGLKKKDAADKLIQMTERDIKQDLVGLVSKLQHDAMDDAEERAQMILVTAMERMSSEVTAERTVTAVKLTDDEMKGRIIGKEGRNIQALQRETGVDILVDDTPGMIILSSFDPVRRQVARLSLEMLMKDGRIHPARIEEVVAKAKKQIEKEVRQAGEDAMRETGVVGIPKEMLLLLGELKFRTSFGQNVLKHSTEMAQIAGMIAEEIGADVRITKIATLLHDVGKAVSHKIEGKHHHIGAELARKYGMDERIVHAIEAHHDDIEATTPEAIIVRVCDAASAARPGARNVSAENFAERMRDLENVATSFEGIDKAYAISAGREVRVIVRPQTVDDLSAIKLARDIATKIESTMQYPGTIKVNVIRETRAIEFAK
- the tsaB gene encoding tRNA (adenosine(37)-N6)-threonylcarbamoyltransferase complex dimerization subunit type 1 TsaB — encoded protein: MIILLDTSTSTCFLTIVNGENRQDFEWEAGRTLARNLLKFLEEKTGDLHLISGIGVMKGPGSFTGLRIGLTVVNTLADSLNIPIVGAMGDNWRDLALDKLRSGENEKIVMPEYGATANITAPRK
- the tsaE gene encoding tRNA (adenosine(37)-N6)-threonylcarbamoyltransferase complex ATPase subunit type 1 TsaE; this translates as MNISSEEKMRELGAAIGRAVSGGEVLELVGDIGAGKTTLTKGIAQALEINEPVQSPTFTISRVYDSPRGLSLAHYDFYRLGNAGIMSEEIREVVDSNSVVVVEWAGAVDDALPSDRLVIKITAISEEERLVEFYPGGKKSDELLRKIKENMA
- a CDS encoding GspE/PulE family protein; its protein translation is MRVSDQTIESILKQGGVVDEPQLADLKLIAERSKQTLQETAIEQKVISEEDLTKLIGDYIGVPFVRIEPKDIPEDILKRIPEHIARQYNVVLFEKNEDDSLSLAMEDPDDVQALNFIQKEIGYNTKVFLATKSNILDCLENYRGNINAELDEVIAVQKDASAEDQNVSQDDFAENSPIAQTVNLLLEYAIKSNASDIHIEPREDYVQVRYRIDGVLKEVNKLPRNVHGALVSRIKILSNLKIDERRVPQDGRFKIKVSGKQYALRVSTLPIADGEKVVMRILDESNQAVKLDQLGYWGLSLATVKDAMAQPNGMILVTGPTGSGKSTSLFSVLSELNTPDVNISTIEDPVEYKIPGVNQTQTNAKAGMTFASGLRALLRQDPNIIMVGEIRDGETANLGVQAALTGHLVFSTLHTNNAATCLPRLLDMGIEPFLIASTVKAVIGQRLVRRLCMNCRQEYTPNEEEIKYITEMFKINTESIKKIHDLEEQAFEDKIGGDTPMGSTDSGIEHLWKPNPEGCDECGHNGFKGRVGIYEVLGISIPIQKMITANATSNDIQDQAISEGMVTMQMDGLIKSLRGITTVDEVLRATRE